agtgaggactttttataaaaacactgattctttttttgtatcagagagaaaacaaggaaATTGAAGCATTTGCTGTAAGTACTGGATTCTGTGGGATAAGCTGAGGGCAGTCTGGACCTCAttgcaaacagaaaaatgcatttCCTTAGCCAATCTGTGTATTGGAAAAGGTCACATCTCTAATCCATCAGCCACAgtcacaacatgaaaacttccTCTTAAGCAGGCGGCCAATACTTGAAAGCCCGCCTGTGTTCCACAGAAATGTGAGCTTATAAACCAGGGACCTTGGAACAACACTTACAAAGTAACTGTTGAAACTTTCATTGAAGTCAAATGAGCAGCTTTTGTCAGAAGGGAACGATCTGGGAATGTCGTAGCAGTCCTGGGATCCAAAATCtgcaaaagagaaagaaagttaCCAAAAAACAGACATCAATAATGTACTTACTCTGGAACTGTGGGAAAAGATGGTTTATAATCATTGCTTTTATCAGTACAGTTCACAGTGGTAgcccacacttcctgtttcagtgCTTCATGCTACATTTTAAGCTAAACGACACATAATGGAAGCCaatttaaaatgctgtttgtgttttgataaaTCTGTAAAGATGATTTGCTTCACAGTGGGACAGAGTTCAGCAGCGATGAAGGGCTCGACTGTagcaaattactttttttttttgaattctCATTAGGCACTGATGCAGTCGCTAATGCATTTCACTTACGGCCAAAAGAACATCAGTGCTAGTAAAAGCTTGAAAGGCAAACGAGAGAGTCCGCTGAGTAAGAAGATTCAGTGGGGGTAGACCATGATGGGGAATAATTGCAATGAgaaatgttgtttctttgtactgCCCTGGACAAACAAAAGCACTGTTTCAAATGAAATCCTTTGCTTTTTTACAGCGCAAGATATTACAAGTCAATATTGAACAATTTACAGCTATTCAGTGGTTCTCTGGTGTGGTTTCATGAGTCCTCCAAACAGCTTTGAACGCAGTGGCCAGAGCATGAAATATCAAGAAACAAGTCCTTTAACAAATCTTATGCTGGGAGGAACTTTAGCAGTCATGCGATGGAACTAAGATATTGACTAGTTTTGGTTTGCAAAGGTAAGACTTGAGACTTCCTTGTGGTCTTGTTAACTCTTATCACCATTAACACCTCTGTAATGACATTTGTCACCACAAGAGGGGAGAGCGAGGGGGAGAACAGATTCAGCTATGTCCACATTTCCTCCAGAAGTTTCTCTTCCTCTAAGAGAAAGTTTGGTTTCAAATTTCAAGCTGATGATATGATTGTAAATTCCTATggtatatatctatatatatatatgaggcTTTAGAAAAAACTCTTCTTTGGCTGTGGTTTGTTACCAAAAAAGTGACAGTTGTGCACAGAAATTGTCGAAGTTATTGGATGATTATCTTCTGAGAATGAGATGCATGTATGATTCTTTCTTTgttacatttagaagacaaacTGAAGGCTTTAAGGGTGAGTGATAGTATACAAAAGTATGTCCAACATACTAGGCTCTGCTGAAAACAAGCAGAGGATATTGTTGGGTTTAGAGTCGCAACAGAAGGCAGGTAATGGTCCTCAAGTGATGACACATAAAAAGGATTCATAATGTGTCTTGCTTGCTTTCAGATGTTGGAACCGAGTTCTTTTATAACGGCTGCACAAACTTTACCACGTTCCTTATTCATCAACACCCTGCAGACATCTACAGAAAGCGGCTGTGTTCAGGTCTGATAAGCTTTTGACAGTTTGAATGGGTTGTGAACAGCACACAGGAGGAAAGGTGAAACGGGGATTGCAGCTAAGAGACCTCTCGTGATGTCTCTTATCATCCatcaaaagaaagtgaaaaggtTAGGACTGCCAGAATAAAAGCTGCTCAGAAGTCTTATGAAGCCTGGTTGAAGGAAAATatcactgcagaaaaaaaaggtatgGCTACGTGAGTGTGTGTACGATGAAACACTATGATGTGGTTTCAGCATTTCTAGATCATAAATTATGCTTTCTTTTTTAGTAGCTGTGATTTAATACCTAGAAAATCTGCACTCCAagaataaaaaagggaaaaaagagacTCTCCCTGACACAAACCTTTGCGGAGGCGTGAACAGTCCACAGTGCCAATAGTGTTGCTGCGTAAAGCCTTATTCCCAGCACTAGTAGGCACACAGTAGTTCCCGTCTGTCTCTGAAGCTGAGCGGGGCACAAAATAAGTGTCTGTAGGTGAGCGCTcagcagggggaggagggggtccTGAGGTTGAACTGAGCGAAGGCTTGGGTGGTCTTGGAGGGGGTACTacatctccccctccctctgagCCTACACCTGAAGCAGACAGAGTGCGGGGCACCTGGTAGGTACAGTTTGCACCAGGCGTAGGTGGGATATCATAACTGATGGAAAGGTTGCGCATCTGTTTCTCTATCGAGGGCTTCCGTGAGGGCGTATTGAAGACGTAGAGCTCGGAGCCTTCCCCGCTGTCCTGATgggccggaggggaggaggccGACTTTGGGAGCAGCACAGTGTCCTGGGAGTAGCTGCGGGGGAGGTGGTAAAGGCCACTGTCAGTAGAAAGCGAGGCACCGCGTGATGGAGGCGAGTCGTAGATGGAAGAGGCGGAGGCTGGGGCCGGGTGCTGCGGGAAGAAGCCATTGTGCGAGGTGGGTTTggcagaggaggtggaggaggtgggcgtGCGGTGAGAGGGGAGGTTGTCATTCAGGTCTGTCTCTGAGGAGGTAGACTTGGAACACTCAGCATGggctctgagaaaaaaaaatacatacacacacaccagagaTTAAATATCCACTATTTAATTACAGTAAGTGAGAAATGCATCCAGTCATGGTGAGTTTTCACAACCCTGTCTGCAAGCCATCATTAGTCACTTCAAATTATGACAGACAGCAACACATCTTTCCATATAAGTACCTCTTTTAGAATCAACTGAAGAACTAAGGTCTTCTGCTGATGTTGAGTAATTTTCATGCATCTAATAACAAATCAGTACAgtgttaaagaaaacacaactcaaTCTGTTCTTATCTGCAAGGAGGGATGGTAAACATTCAAGCAAATCAAATCTACCACGAGAGATCCCCTATAGAAGCCATGTAAACGTAGTGAGCAGTGCAAGTGTTTGTATCTCTTCTTTAAACACACGTGTAACACTCAACGCAAGCAAGCAGTTCCAGCTGGATGGCTGGACACTCACAGACTAGCCTGGGAAGGAAGAGTCTTGCTCTCACACTCCTCCAGGAGCAAATACTCCTGGTCTCCCTCCAATGGAGAGTGAAGCTGCACTGAGCTGCACACCACACAGCGGAGACAAGGACAAGGACAAGAGTGGCAGTATAGATAAATGTAAATAAGAATAAACGGGCCTGAAGTACAAAAAGAAGCTTAAGTTACAGCACAGCAGTGAATATGGAGCTTCACACAGACGATATTTAAATACAGTATGATAAAATACACTCACCTGTTGGGTTCAGGCTTTTTGCTCTCACAGTTGACCAGCCACAGGTAATCCTGAGGCTCCTCTGTGCTGGACTGAGAGTCCAGGGCTCGCACGCTGACTGGTTGATACGGAGGAGGCACATTTGTCAGCATTGCTGCTGGACCAACGATATTACCCAGCGCTGGGTGAGGAGGGGtatccaccaccaggcccccgaTGACTGACTGGTGAGCAGCTTTTGCGGCTtctaaaaggagggaaagatgAAAGCTAGGGTTACCTTCATGaccatttgtttgtgtttatgtgtcatcTCCTTCAGTAAATCAAACAATGTGTACCTCCCAGCACTGAATGTCAAATATGATTACAGGGTTTCCCTGGAGCTTGGGATGTGGAGGAGGGCCGCTGCTACTGAATTAATTATAACCTCCAGTAACAACAAAAGACATAATAACACTTTCATGTAACAAAGGCCATATTATAAATGTGTTGCCTCTTATCTAGAGACTCAATATGAAGACAAGACATGAGTATGATCAACATTTGTCTAACTTGGTTTTTGCAGATGTAACTGAGTGACTGACATAGCACAAATCATACCATAGATAACCATCAATCAAATATTCACATGTATAGAGCATCAGGTTGATGTATGTTGAAGGAAATTACAAACctttatatttcattaaaaatgcTTGCTGACATGACAGATTTGTGTTTGCTGGTCCAGATTCTGGCATACAGGTGACATTATTACAAGACATGTTTGATtgaaaatataacaacaaaaaacaacctctATTTTATGTTATGTAATGTTGTGTTCTCATCAAACCTAGCCCACATATTCaactcattcatttgaatgtccTTGTAAACcctcttttttttactgcataATGACTGTAATGTGTACCAACTTATGTCAGTGTATGTCAACAAACTGTTCAAACTTTTATCCG
The Notolabrus celidotus isolate fNotCel1 chromosome 7, fNotCel1.pri, whole genome shotgun sequence DNA segment above includes these coding regions:
- the gab1 gene encoding GRB2-associated-binding protein 1 isoform X5 — translated: MNKWVRCICDICGFNPTDDEAAKAAHQSVIGGLVVDTPPHPALGNIVGPAAMLTNVPPPYQPVSVRALDSQSSTEEPQDYLWLVNCESKKPEPNRAHAECSKSTSSETDLNDNLPSHRTPTSSTSSAKPTSHNGFFPQHPAPASASSIYDSPPSRGASLSTDSGLYHLPRSYSQDTVLLPKSASSPPAHQDSGEGSELYVFNTPSRKPSIEKQMRNLSISYDIPPTPGANCTYQVPRTLSASGVGSEGGGDVVPPPRPPKPSLSSTSGPPPPPAERSPTDTYFVPRSASETDGNYCVPTSAGNKALRSNTIGTVDCSRLRKDFGSQDCYDIPRSFPSDKSCSFDFNESFNSYFKNKGIMPLGSQSTEEVDQNYVPMSANSPSHHHSGSLTEPMHEPNYVPMTPGTMEFSSLGKQVPPPAHMGFRSSPKTPPRRPMLSDCQPPPVDRNLKPDRKGQSPKIIRAKGVGLERTDSQTVGEFPRGRRKAKPAPLEIKPLPEWEEPCTPIRSPVTRSFAREITYSCWSSNSSLSRFPMPSRPLSEHSTASSTDSEDSDENYVAMVSNMSADEPNMKLSAPMTADGGSSPMIKPKGDKQVEYLDLDLDSGKSTPPRKMKSNGTGMAASDERVDYVVVDQQRTQALKSTREAWNDGRQSTETDTPSKGPK
- the gab1 gene encoding GRB2-associated-binding protein 1 isoform X6, translated to MNKWVRCICDICGFNPTDDEAAKAAHQSVIGGLVVDTPPHPALGNIVGPAAMLTNVPPPYQPVSVRALDSQSSTEEPQDYLWLVNCESKKPEPNRAHAECSKSTSSETDLNDNLPSHRTPTSSTSSAKPTSHNGFFPQHPAPASASSIYDSPPSRGASLSTDSGLYHLPRSYSQDTVLLPKSASSPPAHQDSGEGSELYVFNTPSRKPSIEKQMRNLSISYDIPPTPGANCTYQVPRTLSASGVGSEGGGDVVPPPRPPKPSLSSTSGPPPPPAERSPTDTYFVPRSASETDGNYCVPTSAGNKALRSNTIGTVDCSRLRKDFGSQDCYDIPRSFPSDKSCSFDFNESFNSYFKNKGIMPLGSQSTEEVDQNYVPMSANSPSHHHSGSLTEPMHEPNYVPMTPGTMEFSSLGKQVPPPAHMGFRSSPKTPPRRPMLSDCQPPPVDRNLKPDRKGQSPKIIRAKGVGLERTDSQTVGEFPRGRRKAKPAPLEIKPLPEWEEPCTPIRSPVTRSFARDLSRFPMPSRPLSEHSTASSTDSEDSDENYVAMVSNMSADEPNMKLSAPMTADGGSSPMIKPKGDKQVEYLDLDLDSGKSTPPRKMKSNGTGMAASDERVDYVVVDQQRTQALKSTREAWNDGRQSTETDTPSKGPK